In Hyperolius riggenbachi isolate aHypRig1 chromosome 10, aHypRig1.pri, whole genome shotgun sequence, a genomic segment contains:
- the LOC137536965 gene encoding uncharacterized protein has product MPAVPEFSARWRSHLPRGASTGRDGRRAVKFRAVGSREKTLLKWAAEEDHHLERQKDQNGNTETEDQKILREREKEEVGMEVKLYIGHKKAAMENQPPLKSPDISSNRNPPDICTGPLYSQNCPQEGHTIPHHYQPAELGCLRAEGETYEKSDQQSTEEGEMITIIIKEEEEEIRVSYDHQSMEEEEMMRTIIEEEVEGSDHQPMGEGETMPITIKEEDAESYLSYDQQSTEEGDMMRTSAEKNFTHWAGGHEVRSRWMEYLASHPDYDAEENGFTQYSPIVNPFTGNSDEELQAFSLDIPVPHHRAETVTDPCSLEESYTSHNAARKECQRLAHSECNKSEASLALHQKTPSHKLQFACSECEKSFCYKGSLYRHQKTHTGELRFCCAECGKYFTQKVSLLNHHRVHTGERPFSCPECGKRFMQKGDLCRHLKNHTAERPYSCSECGKTFIVRRNLQMHQRIHTGERPFSCLECGSCFSQKVALLRHQRSHTGERPYICLECGKCYIQKGDLLRHQKKSHVGVC; this is encoded by the exons GACCATCATCTGGAAAGACAGAAGGATCAGAATGGaaacacagagacagaagaccAGAAGATTTTAAGGGAAAGAGAAAAAGAGGAGGTTGGGATGGAGGTGAAGTTGTATATAGGACACAAGAAGGCCgcgatggagaatcagccgcccctcaaatcaccgg atatatccagtaacagaaacccaccagacatatgtacaggtcctctttactcccAGAATTGTCCACAGGAAGGTCacaccatcccccaccattatcag CCTGCGGAACTAGGATGCTTGAGAGCTGAGGGAGAGACCTATGagaagagtgatcagcagtctacggaGGAAGGGGAAATGATAACCAttataattaaagaggaagaggaggagattcGTGTGAGTTACGACCACCAGTCtatggaagaggaggaaatgATGAGGACCATCATAGAAGAAGAAGTCGAGGGGAGTGATCACCAgcccatgggggagggggagacgaTGCCAattacaattaaagaggaagatgcAGAGTCTTATCTGAGTTATGATCAGCAGTCTAcagaggagggggacatgatgaggacaagtgcaGAGAAAAACTTCACACATTGGG CAGGGGGTCATGAAGTCAGGAGCCGTTGGATGGAATATCTTGCATCTCATCCGGATTATGAtgcagaagaaaatggcttcacaCAATATTCTCCAATAGTAAACCCATTTACTGGGAATAGTGATGAGGAATTACAAGCTTTCTCCTTAGATATCCCTGTGCCACACCACAGAGCCGAAACAGTAACAGATCCATGCAGTCTGGAAGAATCGTATACATCACATAATGCCGCACGTAAAGAATGTCAGAGATTGGCACATTCTGAATGCAACAAATCTGAAGCTTCTTTGGCTCTGCACCAGAAGACGCCATCACACAAGCTGCAGTTtgcatgttcagagtgtgagaaaagTTTCTGTTACAAAGGATCTCTTTATAGACACCAGAAAACTCACACGGGCGAGCTGCGTTTTtgctgtgcagagtgtgggaaatattttacacAAAAAGTATCCCTTCTTAATCACCACAGAGTTCACACTGGTGAGCGTCCTTTTtcctgtccagagtgtgggaaacggtTCATGCAAAAAGGAGATCTTTGTAGACATCTGAAAAATCACACAGCGGAGCGCCCTTattcttgttcagagtgtgggaaaacattcattgtgagaagaaaccttCAGATgcatcagagaattcacacaggcgaGCGTCCTTTTtcctgtttagagtgtgggagttGTTTCAGTCAGAAAGTGGCCCTTCTTAggcaccagagaagtcacacggGCGAGCGTCCTTatatatgtttagagtgtgggaaatgttacatTCAGAAAGGAGACCTTCTTAGACATCAGAAAAAATCACATGTTGGAGTCTGTTGA